In one window of Phyllopteryx taeniolatus isolate TA_2022b chromosome 23, UOR_Ptae_1.2, whole genome shotgun sequence DNA:
- the agfg2 gene encoding arf-GAP domain and FG repeat-containing protein 2 isoform X4: MSNRKHRDNQEICARKVRELARSGVNKHCFECNQPGVTYTDVAVGTFVCTSCSGMLRGLNPPHRVKSISMTTFSQQEVEFLQNHGNEVGRRTWLCAFDPKTDGCGDMKDSQKFKEFLQDKYEKKKWHFSKSKNRRDAEGPWSPGVQSVLVHGPLAGQPLHNVPAGARSARTTVSASARRLSRRVIPTRRAFHTFPSPQSQTAQWDRAAAADALAARPSRSQSFRDAPPKDQNACGIERQRPGSLSSARPPSFPALPRPSASSSFKKHFTLGRAASTSGSAGPFRAFPKSLSLDFGALKTPQPPLPQSLSQQQTTANAQDRYAAVSHLDSVFSETDFKLLTSSPASSPGAETLSTSQTFANFPNPFSSASQQPAALSPSNPFSSSPGEKKTVGNGPTFSQATARSSPPPLRCSRRPARFPKRPPATRKPTASPPSLCATPCPKSLGPCRSTLLQGTFTPVGARHETLSFD, translated from the exons ATGTCGAACCGTAAGCACCGGGACAACCAGGAGATCTGCGCACGCAAGGTCCGGGAGCTGGCCCGGTCCGGAGTAAACAAACACTGCTTCGAGTGCAACCAGCCCGGGGTGACGTACACGGACGTGGCCGTGGGCACCTTCGTGTGCACGTCGTGCTCCGGAATGCT GAGAGGCCTCAACCCTCCGCACAGGGTCAAGTCCATCTCCATGACGACCTTCtcccaacaggaagtggaattccTCCAAAACCACGGCAACGAG GTCGGCAGGAGGACGTGGCTGTGCGCCTTTGACCCCAAGACGGACGGCTGCGGCGACATGAAGGACTCGCAGAAGTTCAAAGAGTTCCTGCAGGACAAATACGAGAAGAAGAAGTG GCATTTTTCCAAAAGCAAGAACCGAAGAGATGCGGAGGGACCTTGGAGCCCGGGTGTCCAGAGCGTCCTCGTTCACGGACCGCTGGCCGGCCAGCCCCTTCATAACGTGCCCGCCGGCGCCCGGTCCGCCAGGACGACGGTGAGCGCTTCTGCCCGTCGACTGTCACGCCGCGTAATACCGACCCGCCGCGCTTTTCATACATTTCCGTCGCCGCAGTCCCAGACGGCGCAGTGGGATCGAGCCGCGGCCGCCGACGCGTTGGCCGCGCGGCCCTCGCGCTCCCAAAGCTTCCGGGATGCCCCGCCCAAAG aCCAGAACGCCTGCGGGATTGAGAGACAGCGGCCGGGCTCGCTGTCTTCTGCTCGCCCTCCTTCCTTCCCCGCCCTCCCCAGACCTTCAG CTAGTAGCTCTTTCAAAAAACACTTCACGTTAG GTCGCGCGGCGTCAACCTCGGGCTCCGCGGGGCCCTTCAGAGCCTTCCCCAAATCTCTCAGTTTGGACTTCGGGGCGCTGAAGACGCCgcagcctcctcttcctcagtcTCTGTCCCAGCAGCAGACCACTGCCAACGCCCAGGACAGGTACGCTGCGGTGTCCCACCTGGACAGCGTCTTCTCTGAAACAG ATTTCAAGTTGTTGACCTCTTCTCCCGCCAGCTCTCCAGGTGCCGAGACATTGTCCACCTCGCAAACATTTGCAA atttCCCCAACCCATTCAGCTCCGCTTCCCAGCAGCCCGCTGCGCTCTCCCCGAGTAATCCTTTCAGCAGCTCCCCAGGag aaaaaaaaactgttggaaACGGTCCCACCTTTTCCCAGGCGACGGCGCGTTCGTCACCTCCCCCGCTTCGGTGTTCCCGCCGCCCGGCTCGCTTCCCCAAGAGGCCGCCGGCAACCAGGAAGCCAACG gcttCGCCGCCTTCCCTGTGTGCGACTCCCTGCCCAAAGTCCCTCGGCCCATGTCGGTCAACCCTTTTACA GGGAACGTTTACCCCAGTCGGGGCACGTCACGAAACCCTTTCATTTGACTAA
- the agfg2 gene encoding arf-GAP domain and FG repeat-containing protein 2 isoform X1, translated as MSNRKHRDNQEICARKVRELARSGVNKHCFECNQPGVTYTDVAVGTFVCTSCSGMLRGLNPPHRVKSISMTTFSQQEVEFLQNHGNEVGRRTWLCAFDPKTDGCGDMKDSQKFKEFLQDKYEKKKWHFSKSKNRRDAEGPWSPGVQSVLVHGPLAGQPLHNVPAGARSARTTVSASARRLSRRVIPTRRAFHTFPSPQSQTAQWDRAAAADALAARPSRSQSFRDAPPKDQNACGIERQRPGSLSSARPPSFPALPRPSASSSFKKHFTLGRAASTSGSAGPFRAFPKSLSLDFGALKTPQPPLPQSLSQQQTTANAQDRYAAVSHLDSVFSETAPPAGPPQYGALFGSRLSSGATPARSPGAETLSTSQTFANFPNPFSSASQQPAALSPSNPFSSSPGEKKTVGNGPTFSQATARSSPPPLRCSRRPARFPKRPPATRKPTASPPSLCATPCPKSLGPCRSTLLQGTFTPVGARHETLSFD; from the exons ATGTCGAACCGTAAGCACCGGGACAACCAGGAGATCTGCGCACGCAAGGTCCGGGAGCTGGCCCGGTCCGGAGTAAACAAACACTGCTTCGAGTGCAACCAGCCCGGGGTGACGTACACGGACGTGGCCGTGGGCACCTTCGTGTGCACGTCGTGCTCCGGAATGCT GAGAGGCCTCAACCCTCCGCACAGGGTCAAGTCCATCTCCATGACGACCTTCtcccaacaggaagtggaattccTCCAAAACCACGGCAACGAG GTCGGCAGGAGGACGTGGCTGTGCGCCTTTGACCCCAAGACGGACGGCTGCGGCGACATGAAGGACTCGCAGAAGTTCAAAGAGTTCCTGCAGGACAAATACGAGAAGAAGAAGTG GCATTTTTCCAAAAGCAAGAACCGAAGAGATGCGGAGGGACCTTGGAGCCCGGGTGTCCAGAGCGTCCTCGTTCACGGACCGCTGGCCGGCCAGCCCCTTCATAACGTGCCCGCCGGCGCCCGGTCCGCCAGGACGACGGTGAGCGCTTCTGCCCGTCGACTGTCACGCCGCGTAATACCGACCCGCCGCGCTTTTCATACATTTCCGTCGCCGCAGTCCCAGACGGCGCAGTGGGATCGAGCCGCGGCCGCCGACGCGTTGGCCGCGCGGCCCTCGCGCTCCCAAAGCTTCCGGGATGCCCCGCCCAAAG aCCAGAACGCCTGCGGGATTGAGAGACAGCGGCCGGGCTCGCTGTCTTCTGCTCGCCCTCCTTCCTTCCCCGCCCTCCCCAGACCTTCAG CTAGTAGCTCTTTCAAAAAACACTTCACGTTAG GTCGCGCGGCGTCAACCTCGGGCTCCGCGGGGCCCTTCAGAGCCTTCCCCAAATCTCTCAGTTTGGACTTCGGGGCGCTGAAGACGCCgcagcctcctcttcctcagtcTCTGTCCCAGCAGCAGACCACTGCCAACGCCCAGGACAGGTACGCTGCGGTGTCCCACCTGGACAGCGTCTTCTCTGAAACAG CGCCACCTGCCGGGCCTCCGCAGTACGGCGCCCTGTTTGGCAGCCGGCTCTCTTCCGGCGCCACTCCCGCCCG CTCTCCAGGTGCCGAGACATTGTCCACCTCGCAAACATTTGCAA atttCCCCAACCCATTCAGCTCCGCTTCCCAGCAGCCCGCTGCGCTCTCCCCGAGTAATCCTTTCAGCAGCTCCCCAGGag aaaaaaaaactgttggaaACGGTCCCACCTTTTCCCAGGCGACGGCGCGTTCGTCACCTCCCCCGCTTCGGTGTTCCCGCCGCCCGGCTCGCTTCCCCAAGAGGCCGCCGGCAACCAGGAAGCCAACG gcttCGCCGCCTTCCCTGTGTGCGACTCCCTGCCCAAAGTCCCTCGGCCCATGTCGGTCAACCCTTTTACA GGGAACGTTTACCCCAGTCGGGGCACGTCACGAAACCCTTTCATTTGACTAA
- the agfg2 gene encoding arf-GAP domain and FG repeat-containing protein 2 isoform X5, which yields MSNRKHRDNQEICARKVRELARSGVNKHCFECNQPGVTYTDVAVGTFVCTSCSGMLRGLNPPHRVKSISMTTFSQQEVEFLQNHGNEVGRRTWLCAFDPKTDGCGDMKDSQKFKEFLQDKYEKKKWHFSKSKNRRDAEGPWSPGVQSVLVHGPLAGQPLHNVPAGARSARTTSQTAQWDRAAAADALAARPSRSQSFRDAPPKDQNACGIERQRPGSLSSARPPSFPALPRPSASSSFKKHFTLGRAASTSGSAGPFRAFPKSLSLDFGALKTPQPPLPQSLSQQQTTANAQDRYAAVSHLDSVFSETAPPAGPPQYGALFGSRLSSGATPARSPGAETLSTSQTFANFPNPFSSASQQPAALSPSNPFSSSPGEKKTVGNGPTFSQATARSSPPPLRCSRRPARFPKRPPATRKPTASPPSLCATPCPKSLGPCRSTLLQGTFTPVGARHETLSFD from the exons ATGTCGAACCGTAAGCACCGGGACAACCAGGAGATCTGCGCACGCAAGGTCCGGGAGCTGGCCCGGTCCGGAGTAAACAAACACTGCTTCGAGTGCAACCAGCCCGGGGTGACGTACACGGACGTGGCCGTGGGCACCTTCGTGTGCACGTCGTGCTCCGGAATGCT GAGAGGCCTCAACCCTCCGCACAGGGTCAAGTCCATCTCCATGACGACCTTCtcccaacaggaagtggaattccTCCAAAACCACGGCAACGAG GTCGGCAGGAGGACGTGGCTGTGCGCCTTTGACCCCAAGACGGACGGCTGCGGCGACATGAAGGACTCGCAGAAGTTCAAAGAGTTCCTGCAGGACAAATACGAGAAGAAGAAGTG GCATTTTTCCAAAAGCAAGAACCGAAGAGATGCGGAGGGACCTTGGAGCCCGGGTGTCCAGAGCGTCCTCGTTCACGGACCGCTGGCCGGCCAGCCCCTTCATAACGTGCCCGCCGGCGCCCGGTCCGCCAGGACGACG TCCCAGACGGCGCAGTGGGATCGAGCCGCGGCCGCCGACGCGTTGGCCGCGCGGCCCTCGCGCTCCCAAAGCTTCCGGGATGCCCCGCCCAAAG aCCAGAACGCCTGCGGGATTGAGAGACAGCGGCCGGGCTCGCTGTCTTCTGCTCGCCCTCCTTCCTTCCCCGCCCTCCCCAGACCTTCAG CTAGTAGCTCTTTCAAAAAACACTTCACGTTAG GTCGCGCGGCGTCAACCTCGGGCTCCGCGGGGCCCTTCAGAGCCTTCCCCAAATCTCTCAGTTTGGACTTCGGGGCGCTGAAGACGCCgcagcctcctcttcctcagtcTCTGTCCCAGCAGCAGACCACTGCCAACGCCCAGGACAGGTACGCTGCGGTGTCCCACCTGGACAGCGTCTTCTCTGAAACAG CGCCACCTGCCGGGCCTCCGCAGTACGGCGCCCTGTTTGGCAGCCGGCTCTCTTCCGGCGCCACTCCCGCCCG CTCTCCAGGTGCCGAGACATTGTCCACCTCGCAAACATTTGCAA atttCCCCAACCCATTCAGCTCCGCTTCCCAGCAGCCCGCTGCGCTCTCCCCGAGTAATCCTTTCAGCAGCTCCCCAGGag aaaaaaaaactgttggaaACGGTCCCACCTTTTCCCAGGCGACGGCGCGTTCGTCACCTCCCCCGCTTCGGTGTTCCCGCCGCCCGGCTCGCTTCCCCAAGAGGCCGCCGGCAACCAGGAAGCCAACG gcttCGCCGCCTTCCCTGTGTGCGACTCCCTGCCCAAAGTCCCTCGGCCCATGTCGGTCAACCCTTTTACA GGGAACGTTTACCCCAGTCGGGGCACGTCACGAAACCCTTTCATTTGACTAA
- the agfg2 gene encoding arf-GAP domain and FG repeat-containing protein 2 isoform X2 → MSNRKHRDNQEICARKVRELARSGVNKHCFECNQPGVTYTDVAVGTFVCTSCSGMLRGLNPPHRVKSISMTTFSQQEVEFLQNHGNEVGRRTWLCAFDPKTDGCGDMKDSQKFKEFLQDKYEKKKWHFSKSKNRRDAEGPWSPGVQSVLVHGPLAGQPLHNVPAGARSARTTVSASARRLSRRVIPTRRAFHTFPSPQSQTAQWDRAAAADALAARPSRSQSFRDAPPKDQNACGIERQRPGSLSSARPPSFPALPRPSGRAASTSGSAGPFRAFPKSLSLDFGALKTPQPPLPQSLSQQQTTANAQDRYAAVSHLDSVFSETAPPAGPPQYGALFGSRLSSGATPARSPGAETLSTSQTFANFPNPFSSASQQPAALSPSNPFSSSPGEKKTVGNGPTFSQATARSSPPPLRCSRRPARFPKRPPATRKPTASPPSLCATPCPKSLGPCRSTLLQGTFTPVGARHETLSFD, encoded by the exons ATGTCGAACCGTAAGCACCGGGACAACCAGGAGATCTGCGCACGCAAGGTCCGGGAGCTGGCCCGGTCCGGAGTAAACAAACACTGCTTCGAGTGCAACCAGCCCGGGGTGACGTACACGGACGTGGCCGTGGGCACCTTCGTGTGCACGTCGTGCTCCGGAATGCT GAGAGGCCTCAACCCTCCGCACAGGGTCAAGTCCATCTCCATGACGACCTTCtcccaacaggaagtggaattccTCCAAAACCACGGCAACGAG GTCGGCAGGAGGACGTGGCTGTGCGCCTTTGACCCCAAGACGGACGGCTGCGGCGACATGAAGGACTCGCAGAAGTTCAAAGAGTTCCTGCAGGACAAATACGAGAAGAAGAAGTG GCATTTTTCCAAAAGCAAGAACCGAAGAGATGCGGAGGGACCTTGGAGCCCGGGTGTCCAGAGCGTCCTCGTTCACGGACCGCTGGCCGGCCAGCCCCTTCATAACGTGCCCGCCGGCGCCCGGTCCGCCAGGACGACGGTGAGCGCTTCTGCCCGTCGACTGTCACGCCGCGTAATACCGACCCGCCGCGCTTTTCATACATTTCCGTCGCCGCAGTCCCAGACGGCGCAGTGGGATCGAGCCGCGGCCGCCGACGCGTTGGCCGCGCGGCCCTCGCGCTCCCAAAGCTTCCGGGATGCCCCGCCCAAAG aCCAGAACGCCTGCGGGATTGAGAGACAGCGGCCGGGCTCGCTGTCTTCTGCTCGCCCTCCTTCCTTCCCCGCCCTCCCCAGACCTTCAG GTCGCGCGGCGTCAACCTCGGGCTCCGCGGGGCCCTTCAGAGCCTTCCCCAAATCTCTCAGTTTGGACTTCGGGGCGCTGAAGACGCCgcagcctcctcttcctcagtcTCTGTCCCAGCAGCAGACCACTGCCAACGCCCAGGACAGGTACGCTGCGGTGTCCCACCTGGACAGCGTCTTCTCTGAAACAG CGCCACCTGCCGGGCCTCCGCAGTACGGCGCCCTGTTTGGCAGCCGGCTCTCTTCCGGCGCCACTCCCGCCCG CTCTCCAGGTGCCGAGACATTGTCCACCTCGCAAACATTTGCAA atttCCCCAACCCATTCAGCTCCGCTTCCCAGCAGCCCGCTGCGCTCTCCCCGAGTAATCCTTTCAGCAGCTCCCCAGGag aaaaaaaaactgttggaaACGGTCCCACCTTTTCCCAGGCGACGGCGCGTTCGTCACCTCCCCCGCTTCGGTGTTCCCGCCGCCCGGCTCGCTTCCCCAAGAGGCCGCCGGCAACCAGGAAGCCAACG gcttCGCCGCCTTCCCTGTGTGCGACTCCCTGCCCAAAGTCCCTCGGCCCATGTCGGTCAACCCTTTTACA GGGAACGTTTACCCCAGTCGGGGCACGTCACGAAACCCTTTCATTTGACTAA
- the agfg2 gene encoding arf-GAP domain and FG repeat-containing protein 2 isoform X6, whose amino-acid sequence MSNRKHRDNQEICARKVRELARSGVNKHCFECNQPGVTYTDVAVGTFVCTSCSGMLRGLNPPHRVKSISMTTFSQQEVEFLQNHGNEVGRRTWLCAFDPKTDGCGDMKDSQKFKEFLQDKYEKKKWHFSKSKNRRDAEGPWSPGVQSVLVHGPLAGQPLHNVPAGARSARTTVSASARRLSRRVIPTRRAFHTFPSPQSQTAQWDRAAAADALAARPSRSQSFRDAPPKDQNACGIERQRPGSLSSARPPSFPALPRPSASSSFKKHFTLGRAASTSGSAGPFRAFPKSLSLDFGALKTPQPPLPQSLSQQQTTANAQDRYAAVSHLDSVFSETDFKLLTSSPASSPGAETLSTSQTFANFPNPFSSASQQPAALSPSNPFSSSPGGDGAFVTSPASVFPPPGSLPQEAAGNQEANGFAAFPVCDSLPKVPRPMSVNPFTGNVYPSRGTSRNPFI is encoded by the exons ATGTCGAACCGTAAGCACCGGGACAACCAGGAGATCTGCGCACGCAAGGTCCGGGAGCTGGCCCGGTCCGGAGTAAACAAACACTGCTTCGAGTGCAACCAGCCCGGGGTGACGTACACGGACGTGGCCGTGGGCACCTTCGTGTGCACGTCGTGCTCCGGAATGCT GAGAGGCCTCAACCCTCCGCACAGGGTCAAGTCCATCTCCATGACGACCTTCtcccaacaggaagtggaattccTCCAAAACCACGGCAACGAG GTCGGCAGGAGGACGTGGCTGTGCGCCTTTGACCCCAAGACGGACGGCTGCGGCGACATGAAGGACTCGCAGAAGTTCAAAGAGTTCCTGCAGGACAAATACGAGAAGAAGAAGTG GCATTTTTCCAAAAGCAAGAACCGAAGAGATGCGGAGGGACCTTGGAGCCCGGGTGTCCAGAGCGTCCTCGTTCACGGACCGCTGGCCGGCCAGCCCCTTCATAACGTGCCCGCCGGCGCCCGGTCCGCCAGGACGACGGTGAGCGCTTCTGCCCGTCGACTGTCACGCCGCGTAATACCGACCCGCCGCGCTTTTCATACATTTCCGTCGCCGCAGTCCCAGACGGCGCAGTGGGATCGAGCCGCGGCCGCCGACGCGTTGGCCGCGCGGCCCTCGCGCTCCCAAAGCTTCCGGGATGCCCCGCCCAAAG aCCAGAACGCCTGCGGGATTGAGAGACAGCGGCCGGGCTCGCTGTCTTCTGCTCGCCCTCCTTCCTTCCCCGCCCTCCCCAGACCTTCAG CTAGTAGCTCTTTCAAAAAACACTTCACGTTAG GTCGCGCGGCGTCAACCTCGGGCTCCGCGGGGCCCTTCAGAGCCTTCCCCAAATCTCTCAGTTTGGACTTCGGGGCGCTGAAGACGCCgcagcctcctcttcctcagtcTCTGTCCCAGCAGCAGACCACTGCCAACGCCCAGGACAGGTACGCTGCGGTGTCCCACCTGGACAGCGTCTTCTCTGAAACAG ATTTCAAGTTGTTGACCTCTTCTCCCGCCAGCTCTCCAGGTGCCGAGACATTGTCCACCTCGCAAACATTTGCAA atttCCCCAACCCATTCAGCTCCGCTTCCCAGCAGCCCGCTGCGCTCTCCCCGAGTAATCCTTTCAGCAGCTCCCCAGGag GCGACGGCGCGTTCGTCACCTCCCCCGCTTCGGTGTTCCCGCCGCCCGGCTCGCTTCCCCAAGAGGCCGCCGGCAACCAGGAAGCCAACG gcttCGCCGCCTTCCCTGTGTGCGACTCCCTGCCCAAAGTCCCTCGGCCCATGTCGGTCAACCCTTTTACA GGGAACGTTTACCCCAGTCGGGGCACGTCACGAAACCCTTTCATTTGA
- the agfg2 gene encoding arf-GAP domain and FG repeat-containing protein 2 isoform X3: MSNRKHRDNQEICARKVRELARSGVNKHCFECNQPGVTYTDVAVGTFVCTSCSGMLRGLNPPHRVKSISMTTFSQQEVEFLQNHGNEVGRRTWLCAFDPKTDGCGDMKDSQKFKEFLQDKYEKKKWHFSKSKNRRDAEGPWSPGVQSVLVHGPLAGQPLHNVPAGARSARTTVSASARRLSRRVIPTRRAFHTFPSPQSQTAQWDRAAAADALAARPSRSQSFRDAPPKDQNACGIERQRPGSLSSARPPSFPALPRPSASSSFKKHFTLGRAASTSGSAGPFRAFPKSLSLDFGALKTPQPPLPQSLSQQQTTANAQDRYAAVSHLDSVFSETAPPAGPPQYGALFGSRLSSGATPARSPGAETLSTSQTFANFPNPFSSASQQPAALSPSNPFSSSPGGDGAFVTSPASVFPPPGSLPQEAAGNQEANGFAAFPVCDSLPKVPRPMSVNPFTGNVYPSRGTSRNPFI; the protein is encoded by the exons ATGTCGAACCGTAAGCACCGGGACAACCAGGAGATCTGCGCACGCAAGGTCCGGGAGCTGGCCCGGTCCGGAGTAAACAAACACTGCTTCGAGTGCAACCAGCCCGGGGTGACGTACACGGACGTGGCCGTGGGCACCTTCGTGTGCACGTCGTGCTCCGGAATGCT GAGAGGCCTCAACCCTCCGCACAGGGTCAAGTCCATCTCCATGACGACCTTCtcccaacaggaagtggaattccTCCAAAACCACGGCAACGAG GTCGGCAGGAGGACGTGGCTGTGCGCCTTTGACCCCAAGACGGACGGCTGCGGCGACATGAAGGACTCGCAGAAGTTCAAAGAGTTCCTGCAGGACAAATACGAGAAGAAGAAGTG GCATTTTTCCAAAAGCAAGAACCGAAGAGATGCGGAGGGACCTTGGAGCCCGGGTGTCCAGAGCGTCCTCGTTCACGGACCGCTGGCCGGCCAGCCCCTTCATAACGTGCCCGCCGGCGCCCGGTCCGCCAGGACGACGGTGAGCGCTTCTGCCCGTCGACTGTCACGCCGCGTAATACCGACCCGCCGCGCTTTTCATACATTTCCGTCGCCGCAGTCCCAGACGGCGCAGTGGGATCGAGCCGCGGCCGCCGACGCGTTGGCCGCGCGGCCCTCGCGCTCCCAAAGCTTCCGGGATGCCCCGCCCAAAG aCCAGAACGCCTGCGGGATTGAGAGACAGCGGCCGGGCTCGCTGTCTTCTGCTCGCCCTCCTTCCTTCCCCGCCCTCCCCAGACCTTCAG CTAGTAGCTCTTTCAAAAAACACTTCACGTTAG GTCGCGCGGCGTCAACCTCGGGCTCCGCGGGGCCCTTCAGAGCCTTCCCCAAATCTCTCAGTTTGGACTTCGGGGCGCTGAAGACGCCgcagcctcctcttcctcagtcTCTGTCCCAGCAGCAGACCACTGCCAACGCCCAGGACAGGTACGCTGCGGTGTCCCACCTGGACAGCGTCTTCTCTGAAACAG CGCCACCTGCCGGGCCTCCGCAGTACGGCGCCCTGTTTGGCAGCCGGCTCTCTTCCGGCGCCACTCCCGCCCG CTCTCCAGGTGCCGAGACATTGTCCACCTCGCAAACATTTGCAA atttCCCCAACCCATTCAGCTCCGCTTCCCAGCAGCCCGCTGCGCTCTCCCCGAGTAATCCTTTCAGCAGCTCCCCAGGag GCGACGGCGCGTTCGTCACCTCCCCCGCTTCGGTGTTCCCGCCGCCCGGCTCGCTTCCCCAAGAGGCCGCCGGCAACCAGGAAGCCAACG gcttCGCCGCCTTCCCTGTGTGCGACTCCCTGCCCAAAGTCCCTCGGCCCATGTCGGTCAACCCTTTTACA GGGAACGTTTACCCCAGTCGGGGCACGTCACGAAACCCTTTCATTTGA
- the agfg2 gene encoding arf-GAP domain and FG repeat-containing protein 2 isoform X7, translated as MSNRKHRDNQEICARKVRELARSGVNKHCFECNQPGVTYTDVAVGTFVCTSCSGMLRGLNPPHRVKSISMTTFSQQEVEFLQNHGNEVGRRTWLCAFDPKTDGCGDMKDSQKFKEFLQDKYEKKKWHFSKSKNRRDAEGPWSPGVQSVLVHGPLAGQPLHNVPAGARSARTTVSASARRLSRRVIPTRRAFHTFPSPQSQTAQWDRAAAADALAARPSRSQSFRDAPPKDQNACGIERQRPGSLSSARPPSFPALPRPSGRAASTSGSAGPFRAFPKSLSLDFGALKTPQPPLPQSLSQQQTTANAQDRYAAVSHLDSVFSETAPPAGPPQYGALFGSRLSSGATPARSPGAETLSTSQTFANFPNPFSSASQQPAALSPSNPFSSSPGGDGAFVTSPASVFPPPGSLPQEAAGNQEANGFAAFPVCDSLPKVPRPMSVNPFTGNVYPSRGTSRNPFI; from the exons ATGTCGAACCGTAAGCACCGGGACAACCAGGAGATCTGCGCACGCAAGGTCCGGGAGCTGGCCCGGTCCGGAGTAAACAAACACTGCTTCGAGTGCAACCAGCCCGGGGTGACGTACACGGACGTGGCCGTGGGCACCTTCGTGTGCACGTCGTGCTCCGGAATGCT GAGAGGCCTCAACCCTCCGCACAGGGTCAAGTCCATCTCCATGACGACCTTCtcccaacaggaagtggaattccTCCAAAACCACGGCAACGAG GTCGGCAGGAGGACGTGGCTGTGCGCCTTTGACCCCAAGACGGACGGCTGCGGCGACATGAAGGACTCGCAGAAGTTCAAAGAGTTCCTGCAGGACAAATACGAGAAGAAGAAGTG GCATTTTTCCAAAAGCAAGAACCGAAGAGATGCGGAGGGACCTTGGAGCCCGGGTGTCCAGAGCGTCCTCGTTCACGGACCGCTGGCCGGCCAGCCCCTTCATAACGTGCCCGCCGGCGCCCGGTCCGCCAGGACGACGGTGAGCGCTTCTGCCCGTCGACTGTCACGCCGCGTAATACCGACCCGCCGCGCTTTTCATACATTTCCGTCGCCGCAGTCCCAGACGGCGCAGTGGGATCGAGCCGCGGCCGCCGACGCGTTGGCCGCGCGGCCCTCGCGCTCCCAAAGCTTCCGGGATGCCCCGCCCAAAG aCCAGAACGCCTGCGGGATTGAGAGACAGCGGCCGGGCTCGCTGTCTTCTGCTCGCCCTCCTTCCTTCCCCGCCCTCCCCAGACCTTCAG GTCGCGCGGCGTCAACCTCGGGCTCCGCGGGGCCCTTCAGAGCCTTCCCCAAATCTCTCAGTTTGGACTTCGGGGCGCTGAAGACGCCgcagcctcctcttcctcagtcTCTGTCCCAGCAGCAGACCACTGCCAACGCCCAGGACAGGTACGCTGCGGTGTCCCACCTGGACAGCGTCTTCTCTGAAACAG CGCCACCTGCCGGGCCTCCGCAGTACGGCGCCCTGTTTGGCAGCCGGCTCTCTTCCGGCGCCACTCCCGCCCG CTCTCCAGGTGCCGAGACATTGTCCACCTCGCAAACATTTGCAA atttCCCCAACCCATTCAGCTCCGCTTCCCAGCAGCCCGCTGCGCTCTCCCCGAGTAATCCTTTCAGCAGCTCCCCAGGag GCGACGGCGCGTTCGTCACCTCCCCCGCTTCGGTGTTCCCGCCGCCCGGCTCGCTTCCCCAAGAGGCCGCCGGCAACCAGGAAGCCAACG gcttCGCCGCCTTCCCTGTGTGCGACTCCCTGCCCAAAGTCCCTCGGCCCATGTCGGTCAACCCTTTTACA GGGAACGTTTACCCCAGTCGGGGCACGTCACGAAACCCTTTCATTTGA